From the genome of Methylocystis bryophila, one region includes:
- a CDS encoding cation diffusion facilitator family transporter: MNEIADAERNSASRKQSAALASIAASALLALAKLGVGLWSGSLALLSEAGHAGVDTGATILTYFAVREADKPADAEHHYGHGKYESLAALVETGLLFGLALVVVSEAVRRLQEPPHEIDVNAGWPAFAVLGVSILVDLVRSMQLSRVAREEGSDALAADALHFASDLISSVLVVIGLGAMRLGFQHGDAAAALGVALFIAVAGYRLGRRTIETLLDAAPSALIPPLRAVISEAPGVIALERLKLRQVGRQIVGEATISVSRSLSVDQAERISRGVDAAIKAYAPEAEITLIAAPRALDDETVIERTRLVAARRHLPVHHIVAQEIQGRLSISLDLEVDGGMSLRSAHNMASELEEAIRDEFGAEVEIETHIEPAAPLVMVGHDVDSETRETIETALERCAAERGVLRHVHDVRVRGVNGGLVVNYHCELDGLLSVEAAHEAVDVVERDLRQHFAQIIRIAGHCEPLGADETP; encoded by the coding sequence ATGAACGAGATAGCAGACGCCGAGAGGAACTCCGCCTCACGCAAGCAGAGCGCGGCCTTGGCCTCCATCGCCGCCAGCGCCCTCCTGGCGCTCGCCAAGCTGGGGGTGGGGCTCTGGTCGGGCTCGCTGGCGCTGCTTTCAGAGGCGGGGCACGCCGGCGTCGACACGGGCGCGACGATCCTGACCTACTTCGCCGTTCGCGAGGCTGACAAGCCCGCGGACGCGGAACACCATTACGGCCACGGCAAATATGAGTCGCTCGCCGCGCTTGTGGAGACGGGCCTGCTCTTCGGCCTTGCCCTCGTCGTCGTGAGCGAAGCGGTGCGCCGCCTGCAGGAGCCGCCGCATGAGATTGACGTCAACGCGGGATGGCCGGCCTTTGCGGTGCTCGGCGTCTCGATCCTCGTCGATCTCGTGCGCTCGATGCAGCTTTCGCGCGTCGCTAGGGAGGAAGGCAGCGACGCGCTCGCCGCCGACGCTTTACACTTTGCAAGCGATCTCATTTCCTCCGTGCTCGTGGTCATCGGGCTCGGCGCGATGCGACTGGGCTTTCAGCACGGCGACGCGGCGGCGGCGCTGGGCGTCGCGCTATTCATCGCGGTCGCCGGCTACAGGCTGGGCCGGCGGACGATCGAGACATTGCTCGACGCGGCTCCGAGCGCGCTCATTCCGCCCCTGCGGGCCGTCATATCCGAGGCGCCGGGCGTCATCGCCCTGGAACGACTGAAGCTGCGCCAAGTCGGCCGCCAGATCGTCGGCGAAGCGACGATCTCAGTGTCGCGCAGCCTCAGCGTCGATCAGGCGGAGCGCATTAGTCGGGGCGTTGACGCCGCGATCAAAGCCTATGCGCCGGAGGCGGAGATCACGCTGATCGCCGCGCCCCGCGCCCTCGACGACGAAACTGTGATCGAGCGCACGCGCTTGGTCGCCGCGCGTCGTCATCTGCCGGTGCACCACATCGTTGCTCAGGAGATCCAGGGGCGGCTTTCGATCAGCCTCGATCTCGAGGTCGACGGCGGCATGAGCCTGCGTAGCGCCCATAATATGGCGAGCGAGCTCGAGGAGGCCATTCGTGACGAATTCGGCGCAGAGGTCGAGATCGAGACGCATATCGAGCCCGCCGCGCCGCTGGTGATGGTCGGCCATGACGTCGACTCCGAGACGCGCGAGACAATCGAGACGGCGCTCGAGCGCTGCGCTGCCGAGCGCGGCGTGCTGCGTCACGTGCACGACGTGCGCGTGCGGGGAGTCAATGGCGGGCTCGTCGTCAACTATCACTGCGAGCTTGACGGACTCCTCTCGGTCGAGGCCGCGCATGAGGCGGTCGACGTCGTCGAGCGCGACTTGCGCCAGCACTTCGCGCAAATCATCCGCATCGCGGGCCATTGCGAGCCGCTGGGCGCCGACGAGACGCCATAG
- a CDS encoding VOC family protein, which translates to MRYLHTMVRVSDVEASLAFFCGGLGLEEIRRVDDEKGRYTLIYLAAPEDAAAARTNAAPMVELTYNWDKEDYSGGRNFGHLAFAVDNIYEICSKLSSQGVTINRPPRDGHMAFVRTPDNISIELLQRGSPLPPAEPWKSMKNVGSW; encoded by the coding sequence ATGCGGTATTTGCACACGATGGTCAGAGTGTCCGATGTCGAGGCGTCGCTCGCCTTTTTTTGCGGCGGCCTTGGGCTGGAGGAGATTCGCCGCGTCGACGACGAAAAGGGTCGTTATACGCTCATCTATCTGGCGGCGCCTGAAGATGCGGCCGCGGCGCGAACAAATGCGGCGCCCATGGTCGAGCTCACCTATAACTGGGACAAGGAAGACTACAGCGGCGGGCGTAATTTCGGCCATTTGGCCTTCGCGGTCGACAATATATACGAGATCTGCTCGAAGCTCTCCAGCCAGGGAGTGACGATCAATCGCCCGCCACGTGACGGACATATGGCGTTTGTGCGAACGCCGGATAATATTTCCATTGAATTGCTGCAGCGCGGATCGCCGCTTCCGCCGGCAGAACCTTGGAAATCCATGAAAAATGTGGGATCCTGGTAG
- the amrS gene encoding AmmeMemoRadiSam system radical SAM enzyme produces the protein MTDTIDLAVAQPAARYWHALDDGRIQCDLCPRFCKLRDGQRGLCFVRARQGDAMTLTTYGRSSGFCVDPIEKKPLNHFLPGTPILSFGTAGCNLTCKFCQNWDISKATELDRLQDQASPAQIAQAAREMGARSVAFTYNDPVIFLEYAVDVAQACREAGVKTVAVTAGYITPEARKEFFSAMDAANIDLKGFTEEFYKTLCTAELRAVLDTLEYVKHETRCWLEITTLLIPGRNDSPAEIEALTQWVRERLGSDTPLHFSAFHPDWRMRDTPRTPKATLERARRIALENGLRYVYTGNVHDESGQSTYCHNCGARLIGRDGYDLTAWKLTPEGRCAECGEPCRGVFEERPGDWGSRRAPVHLAKSEPAVAAIA, from the coding sequence ATGACAGACACGATCGATCTCGCCGTCGCGCAGCCAGCCGCACGTTATTGGCATGCGCTCGACGACGGTCGTATTCAATGTGATCTCTGCCCACGGTTTTGCAAGCTGCGGGACGGACAGCGGGGGCTTTGCTTCGTGCGCGCTCGCCAGGGCGATGCGATGACGCTCACCACCTATGGGCGTTCGTCGGGCTTCTGCGTGGACCCGATCGAGAAGAAGCCGCTCAATCATTTTCTGCCCGGCACGCCGATCCTTTCTTTCGGCACGGCGGGTTGCAATCTCACCTGCAAGTTCTGCCAGAATTGGGACATTTCGAAAGCGACCGAGCTCGATCGCCTTCAGGATCAGGCCTCGCCCGCGCAAATCGCGCAAGCGGCGAGAGAGATGGGCGCCCGTTCGGTCGCCTTCACCTACAACGACCCCGTGATCTTTCTCGAATATGCGGTCGACGTCGCGCAGGCCTGTCGCGAAGCCGGCGTTAAGACCGTGGCCGTCACCGCCGGCTACATCACGCCTGAAGCCCGCAAGGAGTTCTTCAGCGCGATGGACGCGGCGAACATCGACCTCAAGGGCTTCACCGAGGAATTTTACAAGACGCTTTGCACGGCGGAGCTTCGCGCGGTGCTCGACACGCTCGAATATGTGAAGCACGAGACACGATGCTGGCTCGAGATCACGACGTTGCTGATCCCCGGCCGGAACGATTCTCCGGCGGAGATCGAGGCGCTGACCCAATGGGTTCGCGAGCGGCTCGGCTCCGATACGCCACTGCATTTCTCCGCCTTTCATCCGGATTGGCGGATGCGCGACACGCCGAGAACGCCAAAAGCCACGCTCGAGAGGGCGCGCCGGATCGCGTTGGAGAACGGGCTTCGATACGTTTACACGGGCAATGTTCACGATGAATCGGGACAAAGCACCTATTGCCACAACTGCGGCGCGCGTCTCATCGGGCGTGACGGCTATGACCTCACCGCCTGGAAGCTGACCCCGGAAGGCCGCTGCGCCGAATGCGGCGAGCCATGCCGCGGAGTCTTCGAGGAGCGTCCGGGCGACTGGGGATCGCGGCGCGCGCCGGTGCACCTTGCGAAAAGCGAACCGGCCGTAGCCGCGATCGCGTAA
- a CDS encoding response regulator gives MSDLSILLVDDHPIVREGYRRLLERWPGYRVVAEAGDAAAAYEAYRKFRPDVTVMDLALPGAGGLEALRHIRQWDKRARVLIFSMHTGAAFALKAFEAGAMGYVTKNSDADELLRAVACIAAATPGSTRMALSNDIALEVAAERLAGKTSPVDRLAPRETEILRLVATGMTTQAIADALCLSPKTVQNYTYQIKAKLGVETDALLVWTALRAGLVAWA, from the coding sequence GTGAGCGACCTTTCCATTCTGCTTGTCGACGACCATCCGATCGTGCGCGAGGGCTATCGCCGCCTGTTGGAGCGTTGGCCCGGCTATCGCGTGGTCGCCGAGGCCGGCGACGCCGCTGCGGCCTATGAGGCCTATCGCAAGTTCAGACCCGACGTGACGGTCATGGACCTCGCCCTGCCGGGCGCCGGCGGGCTCGAGGCGCTACGCCACATCCGGCAATGGGACAAGCGTGCGCGCGTGCTGATCTTTTCCATGCACACCGGCGCCGCCTTCGCGCTGAAGGCCTTTGAGGCCGGGGCGATGGGGTATGTGACGAAGAACAGCGACGCGGACGAGCTTCTCCGGGCGGTGGCCTGCATTGCGGCGGCGACGCCCGGATCTACGCGGATGGCGCTCAGCAACGACATCGCGCTCGAGGTCGCTGCGGAGCGGCTGGCGGGCAAAACCTCGCCCGTCGACCGATTGGCGCCGCGAGAAACAGAAATCCTGCGGCTCGTGGCGACCGGCATGACGACGCAAGCCATCGCCGACGCGCTGTGCCTCAGCCCCAAGACCGTGCAGAACTATACCTATCAGATAAAAGCGAAGCTCGGCGTCGAGACTGACGCGCTTCTCGTCTGGACAGCGTTGCGCGCGGGGCTCGTGGCTTGGGCGTGA
- the amrB gene encoding AmmeMemoRadiSam system protein B has product MVETRARRATRAAAVAGLFYPADPIDLRASVSELLGGVSAARGSALSRPMLDDVPPPKALIAPHAGYVYSGAVAAAAYRLLAKAREKISRVVLLGPSHRVAFTGMAATSADAYETPLGVVPVDRQWLDRAREIPQFGFLDEAHEGEHCLETQLPFLQVVLQEFKLVPILFGRVGAEPAADLLEALWDGPETLIVVSSDLSHYLDYEACRALDESTCAAIERLDPASLNPEQACGAAPVNGLLAAARRRGLQVRTLDLRNSGDTAGPRHRVVGYGAWAFWEQNR; this is encoded by the coding sequence ATGGTTGAAACGCGCGCGAGACGCGCGACCAGAGCCGCGGCTGTGGCGGGGCTGTTTTACCCCGCGGATCCGATCGACTTGCGCGCGAGCGTCAGCGAATTGCTCGGCGGGGTTTCAGCAGCGCGAGGGTCCGCGCTTTCTCGGCCGATGCTCGACGACGTCCCGCCGCCCAAAGCGTTGATCGCGCCGCACGCCGGTTACGTATATTCCGGCGCGGTCGCCGCCGCCGCATATCGCCTCCTCGCCAAGGCGCGCGAAAAGATTTCCCGCGTGGTGCTGCTCGGGCCTTCACATCGCGTCGCCTTCACCGGCATGGCGGCGACGTCGGCTGACGCCTATGAAACGCCGCTCGGCGTCGTTCCGGTCGATCGGCAATGGCTGGACCGAGCGCGGGAGATTCCGCAGTTCGGGTTCTTGGATGAGGCGCATGAGGGCGAGCATTGCCTGGAGACGCAATTGCCGTTTCTCCAGGTCGTCCTGCAAGAATTCAAGCTGGTTCCCATCCTCTTCGGCCGCGTCGGCGCCGAGCCGGCCGCCGATCTGCTCGAGGCGTTATGGGACGGTCCCGAGACCCTCATCGTCGTCTCCTCCGACCTTTCTCATTACCTCGATTACGAAGCCTGTCGCGCGCTGGACGAGAGCACTTGCGCGGCGATCGAGCGGCTCGACCCCGCCTCGCTCAATCCGGAGCAGGCCTGCGGCGCCGCGCCGGTGAACGGGCTGCTCGCGGCGGCACGCCGCCGGGGCCTACAGGTGAGGACGCTCGACCTGCGCAATTCCGGCGACACAGCCGGCCCTCGCCATCGCGTCGTCGGCTATGGGGCCTGGGCTTTTTGGGAGCAGAACCGATGA
- a CDS encoding Hsp20/alpha crystallin family protein has protein sequence MKVPSLWSGQDLTPDPFKSLRREMEDMVRNFGHNLPALSVGAGAPAINVAETDGALEVTAELPGVEEKDIKVSVEGNRLVISGEKKHEEKRDEKDWHVEERSFGSFYRSMSLPFSPADDAISAHLDKGVLHVSVKKPGEAVKNVKTVQIKTGAPPQAGSAPQAG, from the coding sequence ATGAAAGTGCCAAGCCTTTGGAGCGGCCAGGATCTGACGCCAGATCCGTTCAAGTCATTACGGCGCGAGATGGAGGACATGGTCCGCAATTTCGGTCACAATCTCCCCGCGCTGAGCGTCGGCGCCGGAGCGCCGGCGATCAATGTCGCCGAAACCGACGGCGCCCTCGAGGTGACAGCCGAGCTGCCCGGCGTCGAGGAGAAGGACATCAAGGTCAGCGTCGAAGGGAATCGCCTGGTGATCTCCGGCGAGAAAAAGCACGAGGAGAAAAGGGATGAGAAGGACTGGCACGTCGAGGAGCGCAGCTTCGGCTCTTTCTATCGCTCGATGAGCCTGCCTTTCAGCCCCGCGGATGACGCGATCTCCGCCCATCTCGACAAAGGCGTGCTGCATGTGAGCGTCAAGAAGCCCGGAGAGGCCGTCAAGAACGTCAAGACCGTGCAGATCAAAACCGGCGCCCCGCCGCAAGCTGGCTCGGCGCCGCAGGCCGGCTGA
- the ftsH gene encoding ATP-dependent zinc metalloprotease FtsH: MAKPDNGREQNRRGWHFDIAYFLLALIAILIFQQLWTAYTSTEVIPFSEFTKLLNEKKIAEVEVGDKVIRATLKEAAPDGRKQLLTVRVDPAVASELEKEGVKVTGVMESSWITTLLSWIVPTALFFFIWSLLSRRVGQGLGPLMSVGQSKARVFVETDVKIGFADVAGVDEAKEELQEIVAFLKDPKTHGRLGARIPKGILLVGPPGTGKTLLARAVAGEAGVPFYSITGSEFVEMFVGVGAARVRDLFQQARANSPCIIFIDELDALGRARGISGLSGGHDEKEQTLNQLLSELDGFDPTIGVVLLAATNRPEVLDPALLRAGRFDRQISVDRPDKNGRREILEVHLKKIKLAADIDPVQIAALTPGFTGADLANLVNEAAVLATRRQAASVTLEDFTAAIERSIAGPEKRKRLLNPHEREIVAYHEMGHAIVAMALPGADPIKKVSIIPRGMGALGYTMQMPTEDRYLMSRTELLDRMTVLLGGRAAEMAVFHEATTGAADDLQRATELARSMATRYGMESEIGQASFITDRPRYLDLAGLGPQPSEMSEETSAKIDVAIRDLIDKAFQRASKILRTCATEHRAAAIRLLDQETFGDADLDQIRSAVTARMQEAERAESERKREEPSLSPPAAETAVGALAELTEISKRALASVTHRLGLR; the protein is encoded by the coding sequence ATGGCGAAGCCGGATAATGGACGTGAGCAAAATCGGCGGGGATGGCATTTCGACATCGCTTATTTTCTGCTGGCTTTGATTGCGATCTTGATCTTCCAGCAGCTCTGGACCGCCTATACGTCGACCGAGGTCATACCCTTCAGTGAATTCACGAAGCTCTTGAACGAGAAAAAGATCGCCGAGGTCGAGGTGGGCGACAAAGTCATTCGAGCCACCTTGAAGGAGGCGGCTCCCGATGGCCGCAAGCAATTGCTCACCGTTCGCGTCGATCCGGCAGTGGCAAGCGAGTTGGAAAAGGAGGGGGTGAAGGTTACCGGCGTCATGGAAAGCAGCTGGATCACCACCCTGCTTTCCTGGATCGTGCCGACCGCCTTGTTCTTTTTCATCTGGAGCCTGCTGTCGCGTCGCGTCGGCCAGGGGCTCGGCCCGCTCATGTCGGTTGGCCAGAGCAAAGCCAGGGTCTTCGTCGAGACCGACGTGAAGATCGGCTTCGCGGATGTCGCCGGCGTCGATGAAGCCAAGGAAGAGCTCCAGGAGATCGTGGCCTTCCTGAAAGACCCAAAGACGCACGGGCGCCTTGGCGCGCGCATCCCCAAAGGCATATTGCTCGTGGGGCCGCCCGGAACCGGCAAGACCCTGCTCGCCCGCGCCGTCGCGGGAGAGGCGGGCGTGCCGTTCTATTCGATCACCGGCTCCGAATTCGTCGAAATGTTCGTCGGCGTCGGCGCCGCGCGGGTCAGGGACCTCTTTCAGCAAGCGCGCGCAAACTCCCCTTGCATCATCTTCATCGACGAGCTCGACGCTCTGGGCCGGGCGCGCGGGATCTCGGGCTTGAGCGGAGGCCATGATGAAAAAGAGCAGACGCTCAATCAGCTATTGAGCGAGCTCGACGGTTTCGACCCGACGATCGGCGTGGTGCTGCTCGCCGCGACGAACCGCCCCGAGGTGCTCGACCCCGCTCTGCTGCGCGCCGGACGCTTCGATCGGCAGATCTCGGTCGATCGCCCCGACAAGAATGGGCGCAGAGAAATTCTCGAGGTGCATCTCAAGAAGATCAAGCTCGCCGCCGACATCGATCCCGTGCAGATCGCCGCGCTCACTCCCGGTTTCACCGGAGCGGATCTCGCCAATCTCGTCAATGAGGCCGCCGTGCTCGCGACGCGGCGTCAGGCCGCATCCGTGACCCTCGAGGATTTCACCGCCGCGATCGAACGAAGCATCGCCGGCCCCGAAAAACGCAAGCGCCTGCTCAATCCCCACGAGCGGGAGATCGTCGCTTATCATGAAATGGGGCACGCGATCGTCGCCATGGCGCTCCCGGGCGCCGATCCGATCAAGAAGGTGTCGATCATTCCAAGAGGCATGGGCGCCTTGGGCTACACGATGCAAATGCCGACGGAAGACCGCTATTTGATGAGCCGCACGGAACTGCTCGACCGCATGACGGTGCTGCTCGGCGGACGGGCGGCCGAGATGGCGGTGTTTCACGAGGCGACGACCGGCGCCGCCGACGATCTGCAACGGGCGACGGAATTGGCGCGCTCCATGGCGACGCGTTACGGAATGGAGAGCGAGATCGGACAGGCGTCCTTCATCACCGATCGGCCGCGCTATCTGGATCTGGCGGGACTAGGACCCCAGCCTTCCGAAATGAGCGAGGAGACGAGCGCTAAGATCGACGTCGCGATCCGCGATCTCATCGACAAAGCCTTCCAGCGCGCCTCAAAGATTTTGCGAACCTGCGCAACGGAGCACAGGGCCGCCGCCATTCGGCTCCTCGACCAGGAGACATTCGGCGACGCCGATCTCGACCAGATCCGCTCGGCCGTGACGGCGCGGATGCAGGAGGCCGAGCGGGCGGAGAGCGAGAGGAAGCGCGAAGAGCCGAGCCTCTCACCGCCGGCCGCAGAGACCGCAGTCGGGGCTCTCGCCGAGCTTACCGAGATCTCGAAGCGCGCGCTCGCGAGCGTCACGCATCGGCTGGGCCTGCGCTAG
- a CDS encoding sensor histidine kinase: MPIIAQSVLRLVCVAAFCLAATTLWVVDSAHEAIMESTAASAERVAGQLQNLYWRELLWRGSLHKTLVLPVPEWETLETLKLISPGVCVDFAPGDGPAKRLCSQIEGVGAAAPAWFSRVFLAWFGAPPPISRFMTVRQKDAGVLTVQANSQAAVRLAWREASIVLRVATLMVIAVVLLGALALGHLLAPTRAIVSSLRRLERGDFGVSLPAFGAAEFGVIARAVDDLASRLSEVTEERIALTRRLFEVQEEERRALARDLHDEFGQNLAAATAFAASIEAGAKDRPDLAEDARAISRLARSMRATLRQALARLRAQELEELGLEASLARLVAGWNAQAGRGPAFRLDVSGDLAGLPGTVTIGVYRVAQECLTNAARHGRPNEVRLSIARVAAAGGGVALCVEDDGGGHAGRILAAPGSGVLGMRERISALGGNLRIAEAPRGVRVEAYIPVREAA; this comes from the coding sequence ATGCCGATCATCGCGCAGTCCGTGTTGCGCCTCGTTTGCGTCGCGGCTTTTTGTCTGGCGGCGACGACACTGTGGGTCGTCGACTCCGCGCATGAGGCGATCATGGAGTCGACGGCGGCCTCCGCCGAGCGCGTCGCCGGCCAGCTGCAAAATCTCTATTGGCGCGAGCTGCTGTGGCGAGGCAGTCTGCATAAGACTCTCGTTCTGCCGGTTCCCGAATGGGAGACGCTTGAGACATTAAAGCTCATCTCCCCGGGAGTGTGCGTCGATTTCGCGCCCGGCGACGGCCCCGCGAAGCGCCTTTGCAGCCAGATCGAGGGCGTCGGCGCTGCGGCGCCGGCTTGGTTCTCTCGGGTCTTTCTCGCCTGGTTCGGGGCGCCGCCCCCGATCTCGCGGTTCATGACGGTGCGCCAAAAGGACGCCGGCGTCCTCACCGTGCAGGCCAATAGTCAAGCCGCCGTTCGGCTCGCCTGGCGCGAAGCGTCGATCGTGCTTCGCGTGGCGACGTTGATGGTGATCGCCGTCGTGCTTCTCGGGGCGCTCGCGCTCGGGCATTTGCTCGCGCCCACCCGGGCGATCGTTTCAAGCCTGCGGCGCCTGGAGCGCGGCGACTTCGGCGTGTCGCTGCCGGCCTTCGGCGCTGCGGAGTTCGGCGTCATCGCGCGGGCCGTCGACGATCTCGCGAGCCGGCTCTCGGAGGTCACCGAGGAGCGCATCGCCCTGACCCGACGCCTTTTCGAAGTGCAGGAGGAGGAGCGACGCGCGCTGGCGCGCGATCTGCACGACGAATTCGGCCAGAATCTCGCGGCCGCCACTGCCTTCGCCGCCTCGATCGAGGCCGGAGCGAAAGACAGGCCCGATCTCGCCGAGGATGCGCGAGCCATTTCGCGGCTTGCGCGCAGCATGCGGGCGACTCTTCGCCAGGCGCTGGCCCGGCTGCGGGCGCAAGAGCTCGAGGAGCTGGGTCTCGAGGCGTCCTTGGCGCGTCTGGTCGCCGGTTGGAACGCCCAGGCCGGACGCGGCCCCGCCTTCAGGCTCGACGTTAGCGGCGATCTCGCGGGCCTGCCCGGAACCGTGACGATCGGCGTCTATCGCGTCGCGCAGGAATGCTTGACCAACGCCGCGCGCCACGGCCGCCCCAATGAAGTGCGGCTCAGCATCGCGCGCGTCGCGGCGGCGGGCGGCGGCGTCGCGCTCTGCGTCGAGGACGATGGCGGCGGTCATGCGGGCCGGATCTTGGCGGCGCCGGGCAGCGGCGTGCTCGGCATGCGCGAAAGGATCTCCGCCCTGGGCGGAAATCTTCGCATCGCCGAAGCGCCCCGCGGTGTGCGTGTGGAGGCTTACATCCCGGTGCGCGAGGCGGCGTGA
- the amrA gene encoding AmmeMemoRadiSam system protein A, which translates to MTAADDLVSRHGAMMNDLARRAICGESSSQPSEKLPPEFGRAGASFVTLHRAGSLRGCCGSVSARRPLVEDIKANAVRSAFSDPRFAPLQRLEWGTLSLTVTLLSPLEPMRFEGEADLLSQLQPHRDGLLIEDAGRQAIFLPAVWEMLNEKEEFLAHLKAKAGLAQGHWSPAFRASRFSTAQSAAEPLLCRASEKMPEIA; encoded by the coding sequence ATGACCGCCGCGGACGACCTCGTCAGCCGTCATGGCGCCATGATGAACGATCTCGCGCGCCGCGCCATCTGCGGCGAAAGCTCCTCGCAACCCTCGGAGAAGCTGCCCCCCGAGTTTGGGCGCGCCGGAGCGAGCTTCGTGACCCTGCACAGAGCAGGGAGTTTGCGGGGCTGTTGCGGCTCTGTTTCGGCAAGACGCCCCCTCGTCGAGGACATAAAGGCGAACGCCGTGAGGTCGGCCTTTTCCGATCCGCGCTTCGCGCCGCTACAACGCCTCGAGTGGGGGACGCTCTCCCTGACCGTGACGCTGCTGTCGCCGTTGGAGCCGATGCGCTTTGAAGGCGAGGCGGATCTCTTGTCGCAATTGCAGCCGCATCGCGACGGGCTGCTGATCGAGGATGCGGGCCGACAGGCAATATTTCTGCCCGCTGTCTGGGAGATGCTGAACGAGAAGGAGGAGTTCCTCGCGCATTTGAAGGCCAAGGCGGGATTGGCGCAGGGCCATTGGTCGCCGGCCTTTCGCGCAAGCCGCTTCTCGACGGCGCAATCCGCGGCGGAGCCTTTGCTTTGCCGCGCGTCGGAGAAGATGCCGGAGATCGCCTGA